The following are encoded in a window of Kogia breviceps isolate mKogBre1 chromosome 12, mKogBre1 haplotype 1, whole genome shotgun sequence genomic DNA:
- the KLHDC7B gene encoding kelch domain-containing protein 7B, with the protein MPSARHQAAPRPEAGPACAAHSSQPAARLLTLVSAQTMTQGVSGADGPGWGWDGEGDEDWDGAVLTLLALAVVAATALALHWFGSGQDQEAAGPASTAPRPSQVGGPGPALPPKSKVSGGVEGHSSGQGKPCPPGRGQGSPAAAGAQDQEPPPGEGLTATATPPLKTPGEVAGGGTLGQQRGNATPEAPRGKGREPRKPGAALLGQSKAEGMSAPLLIQFTPRSPGGEVEVQVEAGGVQAKAPAHQALVHMVERDTSPWQQGVASPGSLGRGPGSRRWQVDRSSGERTCRSPRLDPLSLGTVVSVWDSVGAASSLPAGSQGLPFPQELPPSYALKTRPPVDVSERGRGKSSPQPAPVLAPDSGAKATESREAGTLAPRESQRSPASMEGWPWVRREVLVTGSFSQAPGSMGLSQEGPQGGHPLLSQGEGTTEASTAGEAGANGSGDHPFFSSGPGETKEQGGHSVREEGGSLQGQVADGSDRGERAAEVRSYMPSLSPSPTSSPRTPKPLPPTAHPHPGLLPVAPTLLNSSLSASLPPRVGQGPAEDEHLKAGPSPAPVTAAAPGPVTAAAPAPVTAAAPGPVTAAAPAPVTAAAPAPVTAAAPGPVTAAAPGPVTAAAPAPVTAAAPGPVTAAASEPVTAAAPAPVTAAAPAPVTAAAPATVRAAAPGPVRAAAPEPVTAAAPAPVTAAAPGPVTAAAPAPVTAAAPAPVTAAAPAPVTAAAPAPVTAAAPAPVTAAAPAPVTAAAPAPVTAAAPAPVTAAAPAPVTAAAPGPVTAAAPAPVTAAAPAPVTAAAPAPVTAAAPGPASGSRPASQKPSVVLCKGSQEGQFSTSWGNLISMVLRSHPFPRPERPQGTVPRAALESPRDPSTATPSENRESGSSPEEAVPSREDRRGPAGPVAGAGTGGLAEAGAPPQQSSAETNEAPTAGPPSGPRGERIEENHPDSLPPGAAEPRAPSRPPEQTQPGSAPSPVTRRDSQPVPRPRKRSLCEISQSSEAEASPAAPGQRPGQEPGEGPSPAGSQQVLTKKQEEAQKLVVFLQRPAGCGRVEGPQQPRSPAAAALQPWLDLGSCLEALAFAQQHGDPRLAQETYAWMSDNLLHVLGDPSLYRQLSGADRERILSLRTSRGQEVLGVLVLPSLYRVSRSGLTRDSRGVEAPAVRPAPPPPPSRTYLHVFHPRENAWRPLTQVPQEAPLRGCGLCTLHNYLFLAGGIRGSGAEAVCSNEVFCYNPLTNIWSQVRPMQQARAQLKLVALDGLLYAIGGECLYSMERYDPRTDAWTSRAPLPAGTFPVAHEAVACRGDIYVTGGHLFYRLLRYSPAKDAWDECPYSASHRRSSDIVALGGFLYRFDLLRGVGAAVMRYNTVTSSWSRAASLPLPDPAPLRCAALGNTIYCLNHQVTATFTVSEGTAQFQAKELQPFPPGAKGVLCPFILTLPPADPLQTAL; encoded by the coding sequence ATGCCATCTGCGCGACACCAGGCGGCACCCAGGCCTGAAGCAGGACCGGCGTGCGCAGCACATAGCTCCCAGCCTGCTGCCCGGCTCCTCACGCTCGTCTCCGCCCAGACCATGACCCAGGGCGTCTCGGGGGCTGACGGCCCCGGctggggctgggatggggagggggacgaAGACTGGGACGGCGCCGTGCTGACCCTGCTGGCGCTGGCTGTGGTGGCCGCCACGGCGCTAGCTTTGCACTGGTTTGGCTCTGGGCAGGACCAGGAGGCGGCAGGTCCAGCATCCACAGCCCCTCGACCTTCGCAGGTGGGAGGACCTGGGCCAGCCCTGCCCCCGAAATCCAAGGTCAGTGGTGGTGTCGAGGGGCACAGCTCAGGGCAGGGGAAGCCATGCCCTCCAGGACGTGGCCAGGGGAGCCCAGCCGCAGCAGGGGCCCAGGATCAGGAGCCCCCGCCAGGTGAAGGTCTGACTGCTACAGCTACACCTCCACTCAAGACACCTGGTGAGGTGGCCGGCGGAGGGACCTTGGGACAGCAGCGTGGTAATGCCACTCCAGAAGCCCCCCGAGGAAAAGGAAGGGAGCCTCGCAAGCCAGGTGCTGCCCTCCTGGGTCAGAGCAAAGCAGAGGGGATGTCTGCGCCCCTCCTGATACAGTTCACCCCCCGGAGTCCTGGCGGAGAAGTGGAGGTGCAGGTAGAAGCAGGAGGCGTCCAAGCCAAGGCACCAGCTCACCAGGCCCTCGTCCACATGGTGGAACGGGACACCAGTCCCTGGCAGCAAGGTGTGGCGTCACCTGGCTCACTGGGGAGGGGCCCAGGCAGCCGCCGGTGGCAGGTGGACCGCAGCTCAGGAGAGAGAACCTGCCGCTCCCCAAGGCTGGACCCCCTGTCCCTGGGCACCGTGGTGAGTGTGTGGGATTCTGTGGGTGCAGCTAGCAGCCTCCCCGCGGGCTCCCAGGGGCTCCCTTTCCCCCAGGAGCTGCCTCCGTCGTATGCCCTGAAGACTAGGCCCCCGGTGGATGTCTCAGAGAGGGGGCGTGGGAAGAGCAGTCCCCAACCAGCCCCAGTCCTAGCTCCGGACTCAGGAGCCAAAGCTACTGAGAGCAGGGAGGCTGGGACCCTGGCCCCCAGGGAGTCTCAGAGGTCCCCAGCCTCCATGGAAGGTTGGCCCTGGGTGAGGAGGGAGGTCCTTGTCACCGGGAGCTTCAGCCAGGCCCCAGGCTCCATGGGCCTATCACAAGAGGGGCCACAGGGGGGACACCCACTCTTGTCCCAAGGGGAGGGGACCACAGAGGCCAGCACTGCGGGTGAGGCTGGGGCTAATGGCTCTGGAGACCACCCTTTCTTCAGTTCAGGGCCTGGAGAGACAAAGGAGCAAGGGGGCCACAGTGTCAGAGAAGAGGGAGGATCCCTGCAAGGCCAGGTGGCTGATGGCTCTGACAGAGGGGAGCGAGCCGCAGAGGTTCGCAGCTACATGCCCTCCCTGAgcccctcccccacatcctctcCACGCACCCCTAAACCCCTCCCACCCACAGCACATCCCCATCCAGGTCTCTTGCCTGTAGCCCCAACTCTTCTGAACTCCTCTCTGTCAGCGTCTTTGCCCCCCAGAGTTGGCCAAGGTCCTGCTGAGGATGAACATCTCAAAGCAGGGCCATCCCCTGCCCCTGTCACAGCTGCAGCCCCTGGGCCTGTCAcagctgcagcccctgcccctgtcacagctgcagcccctgggcctgtcacagctgcagcccctgcccctgtcacagctgcagcccctgcccctgtCACAGCTGCAGCCCCCGGGCCTGTCACAGCTGCAGCCCCCGGGCCTGTCACAGCTGCAGCCCCCGCCCCTGTCACAGCTGCAGCCCCCGGGCCTGTCACAGCTGCAGCCTCCGAGCCTGTCACAGCTGCAGCCCCCGCCCCTGTCAcagctgcagcccctgcccctgtCACAGCTGCAGCCCCCGCCACTGTCAGAGCTGCAGCCCCTGGGCCTGTCAGAGCTGCAGCCCCTGAGCCTGTCAcagctgcagcccctgcccctgtcacagctgcagcccctgggcctgtcacagctgcagcccctgcccctgtcacagctgcagcccctgcccctgtcacagctgcagcccctgcccctgtcacagctgcagcccctgcccctgtcacagctgcagcccctgcccctgtcacagctgcagcccctgcccctgtcacagctgcagcccctgcccctgtcacagctgcagcccctgcccctgtcacagctgcagcccctgcccctgtcacagctgcagcccctgggcctgtcacagctgcagcccctgcccctgtcacagctgcagcccctgcccctgtcacagctgcagcccctgcccctgtcacagctgcagcccctgggcctgctagtgggtcaaggcctgcaTCTCAGAAGCCCAGTGTGGTTCTCTGCAAGGGCAGTCAGGAGGGGCAGTTCTCAACTAGCTGGGGAAACCTTATTTCGATGGTTCTTAGGAGTCACCCCTTCCCCAGGCCAGAGAGGCCCCAAGGGACAGTCCCAAGGGCAGCTCTGGAGAGCCCCAGAGACCCCAGCACTGCCACACCCTCTGAGAACAGAGAGTCTGGCTCTTCCCCTGAAGAGGCTGTCCCCAGCCGTGAGGACAGGCGCGGCCCGGCTGGACCGGTCGCAGGGGCAGGCACAGGGGGCCTGGCTGAGGCTGGAGCCCCCCCGCAGCAGAGCAGCGCCGAGACCAACGAGGCACCCACCGCAGGCCCTCCCTCAGGCCCAAGAGGGGAGAGGATTGAGGAGAACCATCCAGACTCGCTGCCGCCTGGAGCTGCAGAACCCAGGGCCCCCTCACGGCCACCGGAGCAGACCCAGCCTGGCTCTGCACCCTCCCCAGTTACAAGGCGGGACTCACAGCCTGTCCCCCGGCCACGGAAACGCAGCTTGTGCGAAATATCCCAGAGCTCTGAGGCTGAGGCCAGCCCAGCGGCCCCAGGGCAGCGCCCAGGACAGGAGCCCGGGGAGGGGCCCAGCCCTGCAGGCAGCCAGCAGGTCCTCACCAAGAAGCAGGAGGAGGCCCAAAAACTTGTGGTGTTTCTGCAGAGGCCGGCAGGCTGTGGGAGGGTGGAGGGGCCCCAGCAGCCCAGATCCCCGGCGGCAGCGGCTCTGCAGCCATGGCTGGACCTGGGCAGCTGCCTGGAGGCACTGGCCTTTGCCCAGCAGCACGGGGACCCCCGCCTGGCCCAGGAGACCTATGCCTGGATGAGTGACAATCTGCTACACGTGCTGGGAGACCCGAGCCTCTACCGGCAGCTGAGTGGGGCTGACCGGGAGCGCATCCTGAGCCTTCGGACCAGCCGGGGCCAGGAGGTGCTGGGGGTCCTCGTGCTGCCCAGCCTCTACCGGGTGAGCCGCTCAGGGCTCACAAGGGACTCTCGTGGGGTGGAGGCTCCCGCGGTGcggcccgcgcccccgcccccgccttccCGCACGTACCTGCACGTGTTCcatccccgggagaacgcgtggcGGCCCCTGACCCAGGTGCCCCAGGAGGCCCCGCTCCGGGGCTGCGGTCTCTGCACTCTGCACAACTACCTGTTCCTGGCGGGGGGCATCCGTGGATCCGGTGCCGAGGCCGTCTGCTCCAACGAGGTCTTCTGCTACAACCCTCTGACCAACATCTGGAGCCAGGTGCGGCCCATGCAGCAGGCGCGTGCCCAGCTCAAACTGGTGGCGCTGGACGGGCTGCTCTACGCCATCGGGGGCGAGTGTCTGTACAGCATGGAGCGCTACGACCCGCGCACGGACGCCTGGACCTCCCGTGCGCCCCTCCCTGCAGGCACCTTCCCCGTGGCTCACGAAGCTGTGGCCTGCCGGGGGGACATTTATGTTACCGGCGGCCACCTCTTCTACCGCCTGCTCAGGTACAGCCCCGCGAAGGACGCGTGGGACGAGTGCCCCTACAGTGCCAGCCACCGGCGGTCCAGCGACATTGTGGCTCTGGGGGGCTTCCTGTACCGCTTCGACCTGCTGCGGGGCGTGGGCGCCGCGGTGATGCGCTACAACACCGTGACCAGCTCTTGGAGCCGGGccgcctccctgcccctgcccgaCCCCGCCCCGCTCCGCTGCGCCGCGCTGGGCAACACCATTTACTGCCTCAACCACCAGGTCACAGCCACCTTCACGGTCTCCGAGGGGACCGCCCAGTTCCAGGCCAAGGAGCTACAGCCTTTTCCCCCGGGGGCCAAAGGGGTCCTCTGCCCATTCATCCTGACGCTGCCCCCCGCGGACCCGCTGCAGACCGCCCTCTGA